The Equus asinus isolate D_3611 breed Donkey chromosome 22, EquAss-T2T_v2, whole genome shotgun sequence genome has a segment encoding these proteins:
- the ATP5F1B gene encoding ATP synthase subunit beta, mitochondrial: MLGLVGRVAAASASGALRGLSPSAPLPQAQLLLRAAPAALQPARDYAAQTSPSPKAGAATGRIVAVIGAVVDVQFDEGLPPILNALEVQGRETRLVLEVAQHLGESTVRTIAMDGTEGLVRGQKVLDSGAPIKIPVGPETLGRIMNVIGEPIDERGPIKTKQFAAIHAEAPEFMEMSVEQEILVTGIKVVDLLAPYAKGGKIGLFGGAGVGKTVLIMELINNVAKAHGGYSVFAGVGERTREGNDLYHEMIESGVINLKDATSKVALVYGQMNEPPGARARVALTGLTVAEYFRDQEGQDVLLFIDNIFRFTQAGSEVSALLGRIPSAVGYQPTLATDMGTMQERITTTKKGSITSVQAIYVPADDLTDPAPATTFAHLDATTVLSRAIAELGIYPAVDPLDSTSRIMDPNIVGTEHYEVARGVQKILQDYKSLQDIIAILGMDELSEEDKLTVSRARKIQRFLSQPFQVAEVFTGHLGKLVPLKETIKGFQQILAGDYDHLPEQAFYMVGPIEEAVAKADKLAEEHS, from the exons ATGTTGGGGCTTGTGGGTCGTGTGGCCGCTGCCTCGGCCTCCGGGGCCTTGCGGGGACTCAGCCCGTCCGCGCCGCTGCCCCAAGCTCAGCTCTTACTGAGGGCCGCCCCGGCAGCGCTGCAGCCTG CCAGAGACTATGCTGCCCAAACATCTCCTTCGCCGAAGGCAGGTGCCGCCACCGGGCGCATCGTGGCGGTCATCGGTGCGGTGGTGGACGTCCAATTTGATGAGGGACTGCCACCCATCCTAAATGCTTTGGAAGTGCAAGGCAGGGAGACCAGGCTGGTTTTGGAGGTGGCCCAGCATTTGG GTGAGAGCACAGTAAGAACCATTGCCATGGATGGTACAGAAGGCTTGGTTAGAGGCCAGAAAGTCCTGGATTCTGGTGCACCAATCAAAATTCCTGTTGGCCCTGAGACCTTGGGCAGGATCATGAATGTCATTGGAGAACCTATTGATGAGAGAGGTCCCATCAAAACCAAACA ATTTGCTGCTATTCATGCTGAGGCTCCTGAGTTCATGGAGATGAGCGTTGAGCAGGAAATTCTGGTCACTGGTATCAAGGTTGTGGATCTGCTGGCTCCCTATGCCAAAGGTGGCAAAATTG GGCTCTTTGGTGGTGCTGGAGTCGGCAAGACGGTACTGATCATGGAGTTAATCAACAATGTCGCCAAAGCCCATGGTGGTTACTCTGTGTTTGCTGGTGTGGGTGAGAGGACTCGTGAGGGCAATGACTTATACCATGAAATGATTGAGTCTGGTGTTATCAACTTAAAAGATGCTACCTCCAAG GTAGCGCTGGTGTATGGTCAAATGAATGAACCACCTGGTGCTCGTGCCCGGGTAGCTCTGACTGGACTGACTGTGGCTGAATACTTCAGAGACCAAGAAGGTCAAGATGTACTTTTGTTTATCGATAATATCTTTCGCTTCACCCAGGCTGGCTCAGAG gtatctGCTTTATTAGGCAGAATCCCTTCTGCTGTGGGCTATCAGCCTACCCTGGCCACTGACATGGGTACCATGCAGGAAAGAATCACCACAACCAAGAAGGGATCTATCACCTCTGTACAG GCTATCTATGTACCTGCTGATGACTTGACTGACCCTGCCCCTGCCACTACCTTTGCCCATTTGGATGCCACCACTGTCCTGTCCCGTGCTATTGCCGAGCTGGGCATCTATCCAGCTGTGGATCCTCTAGACTCCACCTCTCGCATCATGGATCCCAACATTGTTGGTACAGAGCATTATGAGGTTGCCCGTGGGGTGCAAAAGATCCTACAG GACTACAAATCCCTCCAGGACATCATTGCCATCTTGGGTATGGATGAACTTTCTGAGGAAGATAAGTTGACTGTGTCTCGTGCACGGAAAATACAGCGTTTCTTGTCTCAGCCATTCCAGGTTGCTGAGGTGTTCACAGGCCATTTGGGGAAGTTGGTACCCCTGAAAGAGACCATCAAAGGATTCCAGCAGATTTTGGCAG GTGACTATGACCATCTCCCAGAACAGGCCTTCTATATGGTGGGACCCATTGAAGAAGCTGTGGCAAAAGCTGATAAGCTGGCTGAAGAGCATTCGTGA